A single Leptolyngbya subtilissima AS-A7 DNA region contains:
- the nusA gene encoding transcription termination factor NusA — MSLVSLPNLQEMIDVISRERNLPKHAVENALREALLKGYERYRRTREIDTHFDEEYFDNFDIELDVDDYDDQGFRVLATKTIVDEVTSQDHEIALSEVREVAPEAQAGDTVVLDVTPDQRDFGRMAAIQTKQVLAQKLRDQQRKLVQEEFQDLEGSILSARVLRFERQSVIMAVVSGVGQPEVEAELLKRDQLPNDNYRANATFRVALKKVSEGSHRGPQLLVSRADAALVVELFTNEVPEIEDEIVRIVAVAREANPPSRSVGPRTKIAVDTLERDVDPVGACIGARGSRIQVVVNELRGEKIDVIRWSPDPATYISNALSPARVDEVRLVNPDDRQAHVLVPEDQLSLAIGKEGQNVRLAARLTGWKIDIKDSGKYDYDEEDRKIAEIAAAREEAAREAAELAAEEAEAAEWKAKAAAERAAAEARAAGLEVDEAPSEEDELETAPSDAEYDADFPESAEEPTAEAAELATDFEEEEALEEESLADENPAAIAEEE; from the coding sequence CGCCGCACCCGCGAAATCGACACCCACTTCGACGAAGAATACTTCGATAACTTTGACATTGAGCTAGATGTTGACGACTACGACGACCAAGGCTTCCGGGTGCTAGCCACCAAAACCATTGTTGACGAAGTCACTAGCCAAGACCACGAAATCGCTCTGTCAGAAGTGCGCGAAGTTGCCCCTGAAGCCCAAGCCGGTGACACCGTGGTGCTTGATGTCACCCCCGACCAGCGCGACTTTGGTCGTATGGCCGCCATTCAAACCAAGCAGGTGCTGGCCCAAAAGCTGCGCGACCAGCAGCGCAAGCTGGTACAAGAGGAATTCCAAGACCTCGAAGGCAGCATTCTCTCGGCGCGGGTGCTGCGGTTTGAGCGCCAGTCGGTGATTATGGCGGTCGTCAGCGGCGTGGGCCAGCCCGAGGTTGAGGCCGAGCTACTCAAGCGCGATCAACTCCCCAACGACAACTACCGGGCCAACGCCACCTTCCGCGTAGCCCTCAAAAAAGTCTCCGAAGGTTCTCACCGTGGCCCGCAGCTGCTAGTGTCGCGGGCCGACGCGGCGCTGGTAGTCGAGCTATTTACCAACGAAGTGCCCGAAATTGAGGACGAAATCGTCCGCATCGTGGCCGTCGCACGGGAGGCTAACCCCCCATCGCGCTCCGTTGGTCCCCGCACCAAGATCGCTGTAGACACTCTTGAGCGAGATGTGGATCCTGTGGGTGCCTGCATTGGTGCTCGGGGATCGCGCATTCAGGTGGTGGTCAACGAGCTGCGGGGCGAAAAAATTGACGTCATTCGCTGGTCACCTGACCCGGCCACGTATATTTCCAACGCGTTAAGCCCCGCCCGTGTGGACGAGGTGCGCCTGGTCAACCCCGACGATCGCCAGGCTCACGTGCTGGTGCCCGAAGACCAGCTCAGTTTGGCGATCGGTAAAGAGGGCCAAAACGTTCGCTTGGCGGCTCGTCTCACCGGTTGGAAGATCGACATCAAAGACTCGGGCAAGTATGACTATGATGAGGAAGACCGCAAGATTGCCGAAATAGCGGCGGCTCGCGAGGAAGCCGCCCGCGAAGCCGCAGAGCTGGCAGCGGAGGAAGCTGAGGCAGCAGAATGGAAGGCTAAGGCGGCGGCAGAGCGAGCGGCGGCTGAGGCTAGAGCAGCGGGCCTAGAGGTTGATGAAGCACCCTCTGAGGAGGATGAACTGGAGACTGCACCCTCCGATGCTGAGTATGACGCTGACTTCCCAGAGTCTGCTGAAGAGCCTACGGCTGAGGCGGCTGAACTAGCCACCGACTTTGAAGAAGAGGAGGCTCTAGAGGAAGAATCTCTGGCAGACGAAAACCCAGCGGCGATCGCAGAGGAAGAGTAA
- a CDS encoding YlxR family protein: MQPNYRRCISCRQVAPKADFWRVVRVYPDRSVRLGDGMGRSAYLCPQADCLRQAQKKSRLGRALKVNVPEEVYQSLWSRLEGKTANSVAGQQSLPGRQA; encoded by the coding sequence ATGCAACCCAACTATCGACGCTGTATCAGCTGTCGGCAGGTCGCCCCCAAAGCTGATTTTTGGCGGGTGGTGCGGGTTTATCCCGACCGATCGGTGCGTCTCGGCGATGGAATGGGGCGATCGGCCTACCTCTGCCCCCAGGCCGACTGCCTGCGCCAGGCTCAGAAAAAAAGTCGGCTGGGGCGGGCTTTAAAAGTTAACGTACCAGAGGAAGTCTACCAAAGCCTGTGGAGCCGACTAGAGGGCAAAACGGCTAATTCCGTTGCTGGCCAACAATCTCTGCCCGGCCGGCAGGCCTAA
- the infB gene encoding translation initiation factor IF-2 gives MDNKDILAIASRLDIAVKSHSSTIAESEAEQIRSAALQSRASGGANRPNAAPDRSASRPRPAAPVKNGARPERKQQILEIRRHRVTPRADTEAGAPTPSAASPSTPAPSASRPTRPDSLSQPPSRPGEAPRVDEVKPKPPVSLNRPGSNAPAPAETPVEEVEAVAVEPAVEAAPLPVKPRPELVGPVSRVRTESDDRQVIVPEGARPPRPVIRRPESRGPESRSSEGRSADGPSAPRPTIPIREIDAGEDVTRLKPKPKLRRPNADAETARAETAARTETPPGNDSISVLGVGGLDDQPRRPSPPRHKREEREDEDDDQKMREKASKVGKTKRRGQGVLGEDDEDLDVLVDELDEDEEQATDAQNLSISLARPPKPKSAGSGKPSSPTMKSHKPQHRDSSSGGGRSRRGRRGESQPTQERPEFIVLSEGLTVHELAEQIMVPETELIKSLFFKGIAANINQTLDIETAKMVAEEFEVMVETSEVESEAKKVTEMIDEADFESLKRRPPVVTIMGHVDHGKTTLLDSIRKTKVAQGEAGGITQHIGAYHVDVDHAGTSHQIVFLDTPGHEAFTAMRARGTRVTDIAILVVAADDGVRPQTIEAISHAKAAEVPLIVAINKVDKETANPDRVKQELMEHGLVPEEWGGDTIMVPVSALSGENLDSLLEMIVLVAEIEDLQANPDRLARGTVIEANLDKARGPVATLLIQNGTLRVGDSLVAGPILGKVKAMLDDRLKRVKVAGPSFAVEVLGLNDVPAAGDEFEVYSDEKTARAVADKRMLEQRQSRLQQSMASRRVTLNTISAQVQEGDLKDLNLLLKADVQGSIEAILAALQQLPQNEVQIRVLLAAPGEISETDVDLAAASGAVIVGFNTTLAPGARQSADRLGVDVRDYEVIYNLLDDIQGAMEGLLDPEMVEEPLGQVEVRAVFPVRKGAVAGCYVLSGKVTRNCNLRVVRSGEVVYTGKLDSLKRMKEDAKDVASGFECGIGIDNFSDWKEGDIIDAFKMVTKRRTLAMA, from the coding sequence TTGGATAACAAAGACATCTTGGCGATCGCAAGTCGCCTCGACATTGCCGTGAAGAGTCACAGCAGCACCATCGCAGAGTCAGAAGCTGAGCAAATTCGCTCAGCGGCTCTTCAGTCTCGCGCCAGCGGCGGTGCCAATCGGCCCAATGCTGCGCCAGATCGCTCTGCCAGTCGGCCTCGACCAGCGGCCCCGGTCAAAAATGGTGCTCGACCCGAACGCAAGCAGCAGATTTTAGAAATTCGTCGCCATCGGGTTACCCCCAGGGCTGACACTGAGGCAGGCGCTCCCACTCCCAGCGCTGCCTCCCCTAGCACTCCTGCCCCCAGCGCCAGTCGACCAACGCGTCCTGATAGTCTCTCTCAGCCCCCCAGCCGTCCTGGGGAAGCTCCTAGAGTCGATGAGGTTAAACCTAAGCCGCCAGTATCTCTTAATCGCCCTGGGTCTAACGCTCCTGCTCCTGCTGAGACTCCTGTCGAAGAGGTTGAGGCGGTTGCGGTCGAGCCCGCTGTAGAGGCCGCTCCACTGCCGGTCAAGCCAAGACCAGAGCTAGTTGGGCCTGTGTCTCGGGTTCGTACCGAAAGTGACGATCGCCAGGTGATTGTGCCAGAGGGCGCTCGTCCGCCCCGCCCTGTCATTCGCCGCCCCGAGAGCCGTGGCCCCGAGAGCCGCAGCTCAGAAGGTCGTTCGGCTGACGGCCCTAGCGCACCGCGTCCCACCATTCCTATCCGCGAAATTGATGCGGGCGAAGATGTTACTCGTCTGAAGCCCAAGCCCAAGCTGCGGCGACCCAACGCTGATGCTGAAACGGCCAGAGCCGAAACGGCCGCTCGCACCGAAACGCCTCCCGGCAATGATTCCATCTCTGTACTTGGGGTCGGTGGCCTTGACGATCAGCCGCGTCGCCCTTCACCGCCTCGCCATAAGCGCGAAGAGCGCGAAGACGAGGACGACGATCAAAAGATGCGCGAAAAAGCCAGCAAGGTCGGCAAGACCAAGCGGCGGGGCCAAGGCGTGCTGGGCGAAGACGATGAAGATCTCGACGTGCTGGTCGATGAGCTTGACGAAGACGAAGAACAGGCCACCGATGCCCAAAATCTGAGCATCTCGCTAGCGCGCCCACCTAAGCCCAAGAGTGCCGGTAGTGGCAAGCCGTCGTCACCGACGATGAAGAGCCACAAGCCTCAGCATCGCGACAGTAGTAGCGGCGGTGGTCGCTCCCGTCGTGGTCGCCGGGGTGAGTCTCAGCCCACCCAGGAGCGCCCCGAGTTTATCGTGCTCTCCGAAGGGCTAACCGTCCATGAGCTGGCCGAGCAAATTATGGTGCCCGAGACAGAGCTGATCAAGTCTCTGTTCTTTAAGGGCATCGCTGCCAACATCAACCAAACCCTTGATATCGAAACCGCCAAGATGGTGGCCGAGGAATTCGAGGTCATGGTTGAAACCAGCGAAGTGGAGTCAGAGGCCAAAAAGGTCACTGAAATGATCGACGAAGCCGACTTTGAGAGCCTCAAGCGGCGGCCTCCGGTGGTTACCATCATGGGTCACGTTGACCACGGTAAAACTACGCTGCTCGACTCCATCCGCAAGACCAAGGTGGCCCAAGGTGAGGCTGGCGGCATCACTCAGCACATCGGTGCTTACCACGTCGATGTCGACCACGCGGGTACTTCCCATCAGATTGTGTTCCTAGACACCCCTGGCCACGAGGCGTTTACCGCCATGCGAGCGCGGGGTACCCGAGTGACTGACATTGCCATTCTGGTGGTGGCGGCCGATGACGGCGTGCGGCCCCAGACCATTGAGGCCATTAGCCACGCCAAGGCTGCCGAGGTGCCGCTGATTGTGGCCATCAACAAGGTTGATAAAGAGACTGCCAACCCCGATCGCGTCAAGCAAGAGCTGATGGAGCACGGGCTAGTGCCTGAGGAATGGGGTGGCGACACCATTATGGTGCCGGTTAGCGCCCTGTCGGGTGAAAATCTCGACAGCTTGCTGGAGATGATTGTGCTGGTTGCTGAGATCGAAGATCTCCAAGCCAACCCTGATCGTCTGGCTCGCGGTACCGTGATTGAGGCAAATCTTGATAAGGCGCGCGGCCCGGTTGCTACCTTACTGATTCAGAACGGTACGCTGCGGGTGGGCGACTCCCTGGTGGCTGGCCCAATCTTGGGCAAGGTCAAGGCCATGCTTGACGATCGCCTGAAGCGAGTCAAAGTCGCTGGCCCCTCCTTTGCGGTTGAGGTGCTGGGTCTCAACGATGTCCCCGCTGCTGGGGACGAATTTGAGGTCTACTCCGACGAGAAAACCGCTAGAGCCGTGGCCGACAAGCGCATGCTTGAGCAGCGTCAGTCGCGCCTACAGCAGTCGATGGCCTCTCGTCGCGTTACCCTCAACACCATCTCTGCCCAGGTTCAGGAGGGCGATCTCAAGGATCTCAACCTACTGCTCAAGGCCGACGTGCAGGGCTCTATCGAAGCTATTCTGGCGGCGCTCCAGCAGCTACCGCAGAACGAGGTGCAGATTCGAGTGTTGCTGGCTGCTCCTGGTGAAATCAGCGAGACTGACGTCGACCTGGCAGCTGCCAGTGGCGCGGTGATTGTTGGCTTCAACACCACCCTGGCTCCTGGGGCGCGGCAGTCTGCCGATCGCCTGGGTGTAGACGTGCGCGACTACGAGGTGATTTACAACCTCCTCGACGACATCCAAGGTGCTATGGAAGGTCTACTCGATCCCGAAATGGTCGAGGAGCCTCTGGGTCAGGTGGAAGTGCGGGCGGTGTTCCCCGTGCGCAAGGGTGCGGTTGCCGGTTGTTACGTGCTTTCGGGCAAGGTCACTCGCAACTGCAACCTCCGAGTGGTGCGCAGTGGCGAGGTTGTCTACACAGGCAAGCTCGACTCCCTCAAGCGCATGAAAGAAGATGCCAAAGATGTGGCCTCTGGGTTCGAGTGCGGCATCGGCATCGACAACTTCAGCGACTGGAAAGAAGGCGACATTATCGATGCCTTCAAGATGGTCACGAAGCGTCGCACCCTGGCGATGGCCTAG
- a CDS encoding low-complexity tail membrane protein, with protein sequence MAPWRCDPYLWVHLAGLATVPLWIDLCLLGLAVGNPVLPGLELGVIVALGVLPVLVMQLRQPFYIFSLLGLALKPAALQDDQRRLLSQFRRWRVRLGALLVPVPLVWGLLKLYPLAFLARDLTPFSDWGRLGGVAIAVLSFFMANLFLQIPIAVLQVLATPDRVMTKVAPYPIENVAADFTWIGLTVGKILPDLINRPRPESATAAMVETFEPPQVVPVGVLDEPEGGVAEAIVETEVPLEHALEAGATDDLAAHIRASDLSVSSDLAASSKAIAGAVDPENPKDSVAADSFVDSDATSGYKPLRHPEVEESSDDTAHLDDAAYPQSLPAIVDVYPNSR encoded by the coding sequence ATGGCACCCTGGCGCTGCGATCCGTATCTGTGGGTACACCTAGCCGGATTGGCGACGGTACCGCTGTGGATTGATTTGTGCTTACTTGGGCTGGCGGTGGGTAACCCGGTTCTGCCTGGGCTAGAGCTGGGTGTCATTGTTGCGTTAGGCGTGCTGCCGGTGCTGGTGATGCAGTTGCGGCAGCCTTTTTACATCTTTAGTTTGCTAGGGCTGGCGCTGAAGCCGGCTGCATTGCAGGATGATCAGCGTCGTCTGCTGAGTCAATTTCGGCGGTGGCGAGTGCGTTTGGGAGCACTGCTGGTGCCGGTGCCTCTGGTCTGGGGGTTGCTAAAGCTTTATCCTCTAGCATTTCTGGCCCGTGACCTGACGCCCTTCAGCGATTGGGGACGACTAGGAGGTGTGGCGATCGCCGTCCTCAGCTTCTTTATGGCCAACCTTTTCTTGCAGATACCCATAGCCGTACTTCAGGTGTTGGCTACGCCAGATCGGGTGATGACCAAGGTTGCCCCTTATCCTATTGAGAACGTGGCTGCTGACTTCACTTGGATTGGGCTGACGGTCGGCAAGATTTTGCCCGACTTAATCAATCGGCCGAGGCCCGAGTCTGCTACTGCAGCCATGGTGGAAACTTTTGAGCCTCCTCAGGTTGTGCCTGTTGGGGTCTTAGACGAGCCTGAGGGTGGTGTTGCTGAAGCGATAGTTGAAACCGAAGTTCCTTTAGAGCATGCGCTTGAAGCAGGTGCAACTGACGACTTAGCGGCTCACATCCGTGCATCAGATTTGTCAGTCTCCTCAGATTTGGCAGCCTCCTCAAAAGCGATCGCAGGCGCTGTTGACCCTGAAAATCCCAAAGACTCCGTTGCGGCAGATTCCTTCGTAGATAGTGATGCTACGAGTGGCTACAAGCCTTTGCGCCACCCAGAAGTTGAGGAATCTAGCGACGACACGGCCCACCTAGACGATGCCGCCTATCCACAGTCCTTGCCTGCGATCGTCGATGTCTACCCCAATTCTCGCTAG
- a CDS encoding NAD-dependent epimerase, translated as MDQNFWPQEATVIAVLVTGVAGFVGSFVARRLLDSGQQVYGIDNLNDYYDVGLKRDRLAQLAPHDGFTFEQLDLFDRAGMLALFRNHQFQYVIHLAAQAGVRYSLENPFAYSDSNLSGFLNLLEGCRMIGVEHLVFASSSSVYGANRKVPFSVDDRVDHPVSLYAATKKANELMAHAYSNLYQIPTTGLRFFTVYGPWGRPDMAYFKFVEAILGDRPIQVFNQGQMKRDFTYIDDVVEGVVRVMTHIPVSSTDPNSDSQAPYKIYNIGNHQPVELLRFIQVIESALGKKAQTVLCGMQPGDVPATYADVSDLMADVGFAPSTPIEVGIQRFVDWYKQYYKVQ; from the coding sequence TTGGATCAAAATTTCTGGCCCCAGGAGGCTACGGTCATCGCTGTACTGGTTACTGGAGTAGCAGGATTTGTGGGCTCGTTTGTGGCCCGGCGGCTGTTAGACAGCGGCCAGCAGGTCTACGGCATCGATAACCTCAACGACTACTACGACGTGGGTTTGAAGCGCGATCGCCTCGCCCAGCTCGCACCCCACGATGGCTTCACCTTCGAACAGCTCGATCTGTTCGATCGCGCGGGAATGCTGGCGCTATTTCGCAACCACCAGTTTCAGTACGTCATTCACCTGGCGGCCCAGGCGGGGGTGCGCTACTCGCTAGAAAACCCCTTTGCCTACTCCGACAGCAACCTGTCGGGGTTTCTCAACCTGCTGGAGGGCTGCCGCATGATAGGGGTTGAGCACCTGGTGTTTGCGTCATCCAGCTCGGTGTATGGGGCCAATCGCAAGGTACCGTTTTCGGTGGACGATCGCGTTGACCACCCGGTGTCACTCTACGCCGCCACCAAAAAGGCCAACGAGCTGATGGCCCACGCCTACAGCAACCTGTATCAAATTCCCACCACAGGGCTGCGTTTTTTTACAGTCTATGGCCCTTGGGGACGGCCCGATATGGCCTACTTCAAGTTTGTAGAAGCAATCTTGGGCGATCGCCCTATCCAGGTATTTAACCAGGGCCAGATGAAGCGCGACTTTACCTACATTGACGACGTAGTGGAGGGAGTCGTGCGGGTCATGACACATATTCCTGTCTCTAGCACAGACCCCAATAGCGACAGCCAGGCTCCCTACAAGATTTACAACATTGGCAACCACCAGCCAGTGGAGCTGCTGCGCTTTATTCAGGTAATCGAATCGGCCCTCGGGAAGAAAGCCCAAACTGTTTTGTGCGGCATGCAGCCTGGAGATGTGCCCGCCACCTATGCCGACGTCAGCGATCTCATGGCCGACGTAGGATTTGCCCCCAGTACCCCCATTGAAGTAGGTATCCAGCGGTTTGTGGATTGGTATAAGCAGTACTACAAGGTCCAGTAG
- a CDS encoding polyribonucleotide nucleotidyltransferase produces MQEFEKTISFGGRDIHLRGGLLAPQAGGAVLVQSGETAVLVTATRSAGRQGIDFLPLLVDYEERLYAAGRIPGGFLRREGRPPERATLICRLIDRPMRPLFPQWLRDDIQIVATTLAMDEQVPPDVLAATGASIAVLLAKIPFYGPMAAVRVGLVGDDFVINPTYKEVETGDLDLVVAGSPDGVIMVEAGANQLPEADVIEAIDFGYEVVQDLIKAQLELIKELGIEIVTEQEPETDPTLGTFIEEKTAAAIKDVLKQFSLTKPERDEKLDAIKDELVAAIDALEEGNPIKVAVAENGKALSNTYKSVTKKLMRQQIVSEKVRVDGRQLDEVRPISCRVGLLPKRVHGTGLFQRGLTQVMSVATLGTPGDAQMMDDLHPDEEKRYLHHYNFPPYSVGETRPMRSPGRREIGHGALAERALVPVLPSKEDFPYVIRVVSEVLSSNGSTSMGSVCGSTLSLMDAGVPITKPVSGAAMGLIKEGDEVRILTDIQGIEDFLGDMDFKVAGTDTGITALQMDMKITGLPLSVIADAINQAKPARLHILEKMLATIDTPRAELSPYAPRLISFKIDPEMIGMVIGPGGKKIKAITEQTGAKVDINDDGTVTVSAIEGEKALQAKALIESIVFKPAAGDVFVGKVTRVIPIGAFVEFMPGQEGMVHISQLADYRVAKVEDEVNVGDEVIIKVREIDGRGRINLTRLNIHPDEAAAAREAAALR; encoded by the coding sequence ATGCAAGAATTTGAAAAAACAATCTCCTTCGGTGGTCGCGATATTCACCTGAGGGGTGGGTTACTGGCTCCCCAAGCGGGGGGTGCGGTGTTGGTACAGTCGGGTGAGACCGCGGTTCTGGTGACCGCAACCCGCTCAGCAGGACGTCAAGGCATCGACTTTTTGCCTCTGCTGGTTGATTACGAAGAGCGGCTTTATGCTGCTGGGCGCATCCCCGGTGGATTTTTGCGGCGGGAGGGCCGTCCCCCTGAGCGGGCTACTTTAATTTGTCGCCTCATCGATCGCCCCATGCGACCCCTGTTTCCCCAGTGGCTGCGCGACGACATTCAAATTGTCGCCACTACCCTGGCCATGGATGAGCAGGTACCCCCAGATGTACTGGCGGCCACAGGCGCATCGATCGCAGTGCTGCTGGCCAAAATTCCTTTTTATGGACCGATGGCCGCAGTGCGGGTAGGTCTAGTGGGTGACGACTTTGTCATCAACCCTACCTACAAAGAAGTTGAAACCGGCGATCTCGACCTAGTGGTGGCGGGCTCCCCTGACGGTGTGATCATGGTCGAGGCTGGTGCCAACCAGCTTCCCGAGGCTGACGTGATTGAGGCCATCGACTTTGGCTATGAAGTTGTACAAGATCTGATCAAGGCCCAGCTAGAACTGATCAAAGAGCTAGGCATTGAGATCGTTACCGAGCAAGAGCCTGAGACCGACCCCACCCTGGGGACCTTTATCGAAGAAAAAACTGCCGCTGCCATTAAGGACGTGCTGAAGCAGTTTAGCCTCACCAAGCCCGAGCGCGACGAAAAGCTCGACGCCATTAAAGATGAGCTAGTCGCCGCCATTGACGCCCTAGAGGAAGGAAACCCGATCAAGGTGGCGGTGGCCGAGAATGGTAAAGCCCTGAGCAATACCTATAAGTCGGTGACCAAAAAGCTGATGCGCCAGCAGATCGTTAGTGAGAAGGTGCGGGTCGATGGTCGCCAGCTCGATGAGGTGCGCCCAATCTCCTGCCGAGTGGGACTGTTGCCCAAGCGAGTGCACGGCACTGGGCTATTTCAACGCGGTCTCACCCAGGTGATGTCGGTTGCCACCCTGGGCACTCCTGGCGATGCCCAAATGATGGACGACCTGCATCCCGACGAAGAGAAGCGCTATCTGCACCACTACAACTTCCCCCCTTACTCGGTGGGCGAGACTCGGCCCATGCGATCGCCCGGTCGTCGCGAAATTGGTCACGGCGCTCTCGCCGAGCGTGCCCTGGTGCCAGTGCTACCTTCCAAAGAAGACTTCCCCTATGTGATTCGGGTGGTATCGGAGGTGTTGTCCTCCAACGGCTCCACCTCCATGGGGTCGGTGTGTGGTTCTACTCTGTCGCTGATGGATGCCGGTGTGCCCATTACTAAGCCCGTCAGCGGAGCGGCTATGGGCTTGATCAAAGAAGGCGATGAGGTGCGCATTCTCACCGATATTCAAGGTATCGAAGACTTTTTGGGCGATATGGACTTCAAAGTCGCCGGTACCGACACGGGTATCACCGCCCTGCAAATGGATATGAAAATCACCGGCTTGCCCCTGTCGGTGATTGCTGATGCCATCAACCAGGCCAAGCCCGCCCGCCTGCATATCCTTGAAAAAATGCTGGCCACCATTGATACCCCAAGAGCAGAGCTATCGCCCTACGCTCCGCGCCTAATCAGCTTCAAGATCGATCCTGAGATGATCGGTATGGTGATTGGCCCCGGCGGTAAGAAGATCAAGGCGATTACCGAGCAAACCGGTGCTAAGGTCGACATCAATGACGATGGCACCGTCACTGTTTCGGCGATCGAAGGCGAAAAAGCCCTTCAGGCTAAAGCCTTGATTGAATCGATCGTCTTTAAGCCTGCCGCTGGTGACGTGTTTGTGGGCAAAGTTACCCGCGTTATCCCCATTGGAGCCTTTGTGGAATTTATGCCTGGACAGGAGGGCATGGTTCACATTTCGCAACTGGCTGACTATCGCGTGGCCAAGGTCGAAGACGAAGTCAACGTCGGTGACGAAGTGATCATCAAGGTGCGTGAAATTGATGGCCGCGGTCGGATTAATCTCACCCGCCTCAACATTCACCCTGACGAGGCGGCAGCAGCCCGCGAGGCAGCGGCCCTGCGCTAG
- the tpiA gene encoding triose-phosphate isomerase, whose translation MRKIVIAGNWKMYKTQGETLDFLRHFLGQLADTPDGREIVLCAPFTALGALSKSLHGARIRVGAQNIHWLPEGAFTGEISGDMLRELGVRYVIVGHSERRQYFGDTDETVNLRLKAAQKSGLTPILCVGETKSQRDAGETESLIATQIEKGLVDVDQNNLVIAYEPIWAIGTGDTCEAADANQVIGGIRKLLKNPDVTIQYGGSVKPNNVDELMAQPEIDGALVGGASLEPESFARIVNFQ comes from the coding sequence GTGCGCAAAATCGTTATCGCTGGCAACTGGAAAATGTATAAGACCCAGGGCGAAACCCTGGATTTTCTACGCCATTTTCTTGGACAACTCGCCGACACCCCCGATGGGCGTGAAATAGTTCTGTGTGCGCCCTTCACCGCTTTGGGAGCCCTGTCCAAAAGCCTGCACGGAGCCAGAATCAGGGTGGGTGCTCAGAACATTCACTGGCTGCCAGAGGGAGCCTTTACTGGCGAAATCTCGGGGGATATGCTGCGAGAGCTCGGAGTGCGCTACGTGATTGTGGGTCACAGTGAGCGCCGCCAGTACTTCGGCGACACCGATGAAACGGTTAACCTGCGCCTGAAAGCGGCTCAAAAGTCTGGCCTAACCCCAATCTTGTGCGTAGGCGAAACCAAGAGTCAGCGCGATGCTGGCGAAACCGAATCGTTGATTGCCACTCAGATTGAGAAGGGTCTGGTGGATGTTGACCAAAACAATCTGGTCATTGCCTACGAACCGATCTGGGCGATCGGCACTGGAGACACCTGCGAAGCTGCCGATGCCAACCAGGTAATTGGCGGCATTCGCAAACTGCTGAAAAACCCCGATGTCACCATTCAGTATGGCGGTTCGGTCAAACCTAACAACGTCGATGAGCTGATGGCTCAGCCCGAGATCGATGGTGCCTTAGTTGGTGGTGCCAGCCTAGAGCCCGAAAGCTTTGCCCGTATCGTCAACTTTCAGTGA
- a CDS encoding pentapeptide repeat-containing protein: MTPAAWRVANEQLSRHQALEAAGDGATEIVSTAQAMAAPGDRRCQQCDLADADLSGQDLSRKNFREADMTRANLTSTQLINAVLHKANLTQATLHQANLQGADLSETNLLQADLSQAQMLHASLVKANLTSASLTQAELRDAALCSAQMHQADLSEASLYGAILRQADLSNADLRGADLRYADLYEANLTNANLTGARLEFATMPDGSTYNQGYVQPINPSQDCDHNRSESVAEQSEP, from the coding sequence GTGACCCCCGCCGCTTGGCGCGTGGCAAACGAACAACTCAGCCGTCATCAAGCTCTAGAAGCCGCAGGGGATGGCGCCACAGAGATCGTATCTACGGCCCAAGCTATGGCCGCTCCGGGCGATCGCCGCTGTCAGCAGTGCGATCTAGCCGATGCCGATCTTAGCGGTCAAGACCTCAGCCGCAAAAATTTTCGAGAGGCCGATATGACTAGGGCCAACCTAACTAGCACCCAGTTAATTAACGCCGTTTTGCATAAAGCGAATCTTACCCAGGCCACACTCCATCAAGCCAACCTTCAGGGGGCAGACCTTTCTGAAACTAATCTGTTGCAAGCCGACCTCAGCCAAGCTCAAATGCTCCATGCCAGTCTTGTCAAAGCCAACCTTACCAGCGCATCCCTTACCCAGGCCGAGTTGCGCGACGCCGCCCTGTGCTCAGCCCAAATGCACCAAGCTGATCTTTCAGAAGCCAGCCTCTACGGGGCGATCTTGCGCCAAGCCGATCTGTCAAACGCCGATCTGCGCGGGGCAGATCTACGCTACGCCGACCTCTACGAAGCCAACTTAACCAACGCTAATCTCACCGGGGCGCGCCTAGAGTTTGCTACCATGCCCGATGGCAGCACCTACAACCAAGGCTACGTGCAGCCCATCAACCCCTCCCAGGACTGCGACCACAACCGTTCTGAGAGCGTCGCTGAGCAATCAGAACCCTAA